The DNA region AAGGAAGCCTTGACGTAACTaataaagttgctgccatgtgaccaggaggtcaccgGTTCGAGCCGtaaaaacagcctcttgcagaaatgcaggtaAGGCTGCGTATAATAAACTCTTGTGGTTcggcccttccccagaccccgcgcatagcggtagcttagtgcaccgggctgccttttttcccttttaatgaTATGTACCCATTACTTTGCACTGAATTTTTCAGTGGGAGTTCAACATATATCGTTACTTGCTATCTGTCATACATATTTTTGCTTAGTAGAACCTTTTTTCCCTTCAGTGTACTCTGTATTTTGCACTGAACTATGAAGTGTGAGTTTGACACGAATTAACACTTGTTAATCTATGTATTCTGCAGAAAAATATGACCAAAGATGTTGAAGTTCAAGGATTCAACCCAGGATTGATGGTCTTAATTGTTGTTGGCGGGCTCTTACTGGCGTTCCTTGTTGGGAACTATTTACTTTACATGTATGCACAGAAAACACTTCCTCCAAAGAAAAAGAAGCCAGTTTCCAAGAAGAAACTAAAGAGGGAGAGACTGAAGCAAGGTGTTTCAGCACCTGGTGAATAGATATCTTGGACACACCTGTATTCCCCTTGTTCCTTTTGATAGAAGATGTTCCTAGTCAGTAGATGGTTGTACTTTATAGTTTTACCAATTTCCCACCATCATAGATAGAACTTAACCAAAAGATTCTGCTATTTTTATAGTGACTACCCATTTCCCTAATCTCTTCTAGAGAGAACTATTGCTCTTCTTACCTTGCTGTTATGTCCAAATTTCTGGCTAGGTTAATGCTTAGCGTTGCTTTCATGGTTTTGTGAAATTCCTTTAGCCCTTGAAAGATAACAGTTGCATTGAAATAAATGC from Nicotiana tabacum cultivar K326 chromosome 24, ASM71507v2, whole genome shotgun sequence includes:
- the LOC107767519 gene encoding DNA-binding protein S1FA, yielding MDYEGDPPPSFDPMKNMTKDVEVQGFNPGLMVLIVVGGLLLAFLVGNYLLYMYAQKTLPPKKKKPVSKKKLKRERLKQGVSAPGE